One region of Ictalurus furcatus strain D&B chromosome 17, Billie_1.0, whole genome shotgun sequence genomic DNA includes:
- the LOC128621484 gene encoding major facilitator superfamily domain-containing protein 12 isoform X2 → MAESFTLLRRLSYAVGHFLNDLCASMWFTYLLVYYHSVLGFQNSYAGVLLLVGQVADGVCTPLIGYESDRTSGCCNYGKRKTWHLIGTVSVVISFPFIFNQCMGCSEYTPQWASLIYFIPFIIIFQFGWAATQISHLSLIPELVKSESAKVELTAYRYAFTVIANITVYGVAWLLFHFQSNEDPSITDNLGPVDIPIFRNLSLIVWAIGMLFSLLFHLGTRETKAGGNEDEEDGGDEGERKPLLTRLTPNSPSVSLQWQHWLKEPSFYQVAVLYMCTRLIVNLSQTYISMYLINTLLLPKYIATIPLVMYVSGFVSSFIMKPFNKLIGKSMVYFVGLVLIMIFSYWVLLDTHMGDGVYGAAVLLGTGSATILVMSLSMTADLIADQTQSGAFVYGAMSFTDKVANGVGVIIIQGLHPCHTQACCPACVWYYHYVMVIVTGGVAVVAALSLCSILIWPIRISRLSVEQQVNGSANRLPDGESFIHVLTQHRFHFTSLILKSHAF, encoded by the exons ATGGCTGAGTCGTTCACCCTGCTGAGGCGGCTGAGTTATGCAGTCGGACATTTCCTAAACGATCTGTGCGCCTCTATGTGGTTCACTTACCTCCTGGTTTATTATCACTCTGTCCTGGGCTTTCAGAACTCTTATGCAGGTGTGTTATTGTTAGTCGGACAGGTAGCGGATGGAGTGTGCACCCCTCTGATCGGATATGAATCGGACAGAACCTCAGGATGCTGCAATTACGGCAAGAGGAAAACGTGGCATTTAATAG GGACGGTCAGCGTGGTGATCTCTTTCCCCTTCATCTTTAATCAGTGTATGGGCTGTAGTGAATACACTCCACAGTGGGCCAGTCTCATCTACTTCATccccttcatcatcatcttccagTTTGGTTGGGCCGCGACCCAAATCTCCCACCTGTCCCTCATTCCCGAGCTGGTGAAGTCCGAGTCGGCCAAGGTGGAGCTGACGGCGTACAG ATACGCTTTCACCGTGATCGCCAACATCACAGTGTACGGCGTGGCGTGGCTGCTGTTCCATTTCCAGTCTAATGAAGATCCGTCCATCACCGATAACCTCGGTCCCGTCGACATCCCCATCTTCAGA aatCTGAGTCTGATCGTGTGGGCGATCGGCATGcttttctctctgcttttccaccTGGGCACGCGGGAGACGAAGGCCGGGGGTAACGAGGATGAGGAGGACGGAGGTGATgaaggagaaaggaaacctCTCCTCACCCGACTCACACCGaactctccctctgtgtctctgcAGTGGCAGCACTGGCTCAAAGAGCCGTCCTTCTACCAG gttgCAGTTCTTTATATGTGCACGAGGCTGATAGTGAACCTGTCACAAACCTACATATCCATGTACCTCATTAACACACTGCTACTGCcaaag TACATCGCTACAATCCCCTTGGTGATGTACGTGAGCGGATTCGTCTCCTCCTTTATCATGAAGCCCTTCAACAAGCTGATCGGGAAGAGT atggtctACTTTGTGGGTCTGGTCCTGATCATGATCTTCTCTTACTGGGTTCTGCTGGACACTCATATGGGAGACGGTGTGTATGGAGCTGCAGTGCTGCTGGGGACGGGGTCAGCCACCATCCTCGTCATGTCTCTGTCCATGACCGCCGATCTCATCGCCGATCAAACC CAAAGTGGAGCGTTCGTTTACGGCGCGATGAGCTTCACTGACAAAGTCGCAAACGGAGTGGGAGTTATAATCATCCAGGGTCTGCACCCATGCCA TACTCAGGCGTGTTGtcctgcgtgtgtgtggtaTTATCACTACGTGATGGTGATCGTTACGGGCGGAGTCGCCGTCGTAGCAGCACTCAGTCTCTGCTCCATTCTCATCTGGCCAATCAGGATCAGCCGTC tgtCGGTGGAGCAGCAGGTAAACGGCTCTGCTAACCGTCTCCCCGATGGTGAGAGTTTTATTCACGTTCTTACTCAACACCGCTTTCACTTCACCAGCCTCATCCTGAAATCCCACGCCTTTTAA
- the LOC128621484 gene encoding major facilitator superfamily domain-containing protein 12 isoform X1, whose amino-acid sequence MAESFTLLRRLSYAVGHFLNDLCASMWFTYLLVYYHSVLGFQNSYAGVLLLVGQVADGVCTPLIGYESDRTSGCCNYGKRKTWHLIGTVSVVISFPFIFNQCMGCSEYTPQWASLIYFIPFIIIFQFGWAATQISHLSLIPELVKSESAKVELTAYRYAFTVIANITVYGVAWLLFHFQSNEDPSITDNLGPVDIPIFRNLSLIVWAIGMLFSLLFHLGTRETKAGGNEDEEDGGDEGERKPLLTRLTPNSPSVSLQWQHWLKEPSFYQVAVLYMCTRLIVNLSQTYISMYLINTLLLPKKYIATIPLVMYVSGFVSSFIMKPFNKLIGKSMVYFVGLVLIMIFSYWVLLDTHMGDGVYGAAVLLGTGSATILVMSLSMTADLIADQTQSGAFVYGAMSFTDKVANGVGVIIIQGLHPCHTQACCPACVWYYHYVMVIVTGGVAVVAALSLCSILIWPIRISRLSVEQQVNGSANRLPDGLGVIPGLMSDGEDSEGSSEPTLIN is encoded by the exons ATGGCTGAGTCGTTCACCCTGCTGAGGCGGCTGAGTTATGCAGTCGGACATTTCCTAAACGATCTGTGCGCCTCTATGTGGTTCACTTACCTCCTGGTTTATTATCACTCTGTCCTGGGCTTTCAGAACTCTTATGCAGGTGTGTTATTGTTAGTCGGACAGGTAGCGGATGGAGTGTGCACCCCTCTGATCGGATATGAATCGGACAGAACCTCAGGATGCTGCAATTACGGCAAGAGGAAAACGTGGCATTTAATAG GGACGGTCAGCGTGGTGATCTCTTTCCCCTTCATCTTTAATCAGTGTATGGGCTGTAGTGAATACACTCCACAGTGGGCCAGTCTCATCTACTTCATccccttcatcatcatcttccagTTTGGTTGGGCCGCGACCCAAATCTCCCACCTGTCCCTCATTCCCGAGCTGGTGAAGTCCGAGTCGGCCAAGGTGGAGCTGACGGCGTACAG ATACGCTTTCACCGTGATCGCCAACATCACAGTGTACGGCGTGGCGTGGCTGCTGTTCCATTTCCAGTCTAATGAAGATCCGTCCATCACCGATAACCTCGGTCCCGTCGACATCCCCATCTTCAGA aatCTGAGTCTGATCGTGTGGGCGATCGGCATGcttttctctctgcttttccaccTGGGCACGCGGGAGACGAAGGCCGGGGGTAACGAGGATGAGGAGGACGGAGGTGATgaaggagaaaggaaacctCTCCTCACCCGACTCACACCGaactctccctctgtgtctctgcAGTGGCAGCACTGGCTCAAAGAGCCGTCCTTCTACCAG gttgCAGTTCTTTATATGTGCACGAGGCTGATAGTGAACCTGTCACAAACCTACATATCCATGTACCTCATTAACACACTGCTACTGCcaaag AAGTACATCGCTACAATCCCCTTGGTGATGTACGTGAGCGGATTCGTCTCCTCCTTTATCATGAAGCCCTTCAACAAGCTGATCGGGAAGAGT atggtctACTTTGTGGGTCTGGTCCTGATCATGATCTTCTCTTACTGGGTTCTGCTGGACACTCATATGGGAGACGGTGTGTATGGAGCTGCAGTGCTGCTGGGGACGGGGTCAGCCACCATCCTCGTCATGTCTCTGTCCATGACCGCCGATCTCATCGCCGATCAAACC CAAAGTGGAGCGTTCGTTTACGGCGCGATGAGCTTCACTGACAAAGTCGCAAACGGAGTGGGAGTTATAATCATCCAGGGTCTGCACCCATGCCA TACTCAGGCGTGTTGtcctgcgtgtgtgtggtaTTATCACTACGTGATGGTGATCGTTACGGGCGGAGTCGCCGTCGTAGCAGCACTCAGTCTCTGCTCCATTCTCATCTGGCCAATCAGGATCAGCCGTC tgtCGGTGGAGCAGCAGGTAAACGGCTCTGCTAACCGTCTCCCCGATG GTCTCGGGGTGATACCCGGTCTGATGTCAGATGGAGAAGATTCAGAAGGCAGCAGCGAGCCAACACTGATTAACTGA
- the LOC128621484 gene encoding major facilitator superfamily domain-containing protein 12 isoform X3 produces MAESFTLLRRLSYAVGHFLNDLCASMWFTYLLVYYHSVLGFQNSYAGVLLLVGQVADGVCTPLIGYESDRTSGCCNYGKRKTWHLIGTVSVVISFPFIFNQCMGCSEYTPQWASLIYFIPFIIIFQFGWAATQISHLSLIPELVKSESAKVELTAYRYAFTVIANITVYGVAWLLFHFQSNEDPSITDNLGPVDIPIFRNLSLIVWAIGMLFSLLFHLGTRETKAGGNEDEEDGGDEGERKPLLTRLTPNSPSVSLQWQHWLKEPSFYQVAVLYMCTRLIVNLSQTYISMYLINTLLLPKKYIATIPLVMYVSGFVSSFIMKPFNKLIGKSMVYFVGLVLIMIFSYWVLLDTHMGDGVYGAAVLLGTGSATILVMSLSMTADLIADQTQSGAFVYGAMSFTDKVANGVGVIIIQGLHPCHTQACCPACVWYYHYVMVIVTGGVAVVAALSLCSILIWPIRISRRLGVIPGLMSDGEDSEGSSEPTLIN; encoded by the exons ATGGCTGAGTCGTTCACCCTGCTGAGGCGGCTGAGTTATGCAGTCGGACATTTCCTAAACGATCTGTGCGCCTCTATGTGGTTCACTTACCTCCTGGTTTATTATCACTCTGTCCTGGGCTTTCAGAACTCTTATGCAGGTGTGTTATTGTTAGTCGGACAGGTAGCGGATGGAGTGTGCACCCCTCTGATCGGATATGAATCGGACAGAACCTCAGGATGCTGCAATTACGGCAAGAGGAAAACGTGGCATTTAATAG GGACGGTCAGCGTGGTGATCTCTTTCCCCTTCATCTTTAATCAGTGTATGGGCTGTAGTGAATACACTCCACAGTGGGCCAGTCTCATCTACTTCATccccttcatcatcatcttccagTTTGGTTGGGCCGCGACCCAAATCTCCCACCTGTCCCTCATTCCCGAGCTGGTGAAGTCCGAGTCGGCCAAGGTGGAGCTGACGGCGTACAG ATACGCTTTCACCGTGATCGCCAACATCACAGTGTACGGCGTGGCGTGGCTGCTGTTCCATTTCCAGTCTAATGAAGATCCGTCCATCACCGATAACCTCGGTCCCGTCGACATCCCCATCTTCAGA aatCTGAGTCTGATCGTGTGGGCGATCGGCATGcttttctctctgcttttccaccTGGGCACGCGGGAGACGAAGGCCGGGGGTAACGAGGATGAGGAGGACGGAGGTGATgaaggagaaaggaaacctCTCCTCACCCGACTCACACCGaactctccctctgtgtctctgcAGTGGCAGCACTGGCTCAAAGAGCCGTCCTTCTACCAG gttgCAGTTCTTTATATGTGCACGAGGCTGATAGTGAACCTGTCACAAACCTACATATCCATGTACCTCATTAACACACTGCTACTGCcaaag AAGTACATCGCTACAATCCCCTTGGTGATGTACGTGAGCGGATTCGTCTCCTCCTTTATCATGAAGCCCTTCAACAAGCTGATCGGGAAGAGT atggtctACTTTGTGGGTCTGGTCCTGATCATGATCTTCTCTTACTGGGTTCTGCTGGACACTCATATGGGAGACGGTGTGTATGGAGCTGCAGTGCTGCTGGGGACGGGGTCAGCCACCATCCTCGTCATGTCTCTGTCCATGACCGCCGATCTCATCGCCGATCAAACC CAAAGTGGAGCGTTCGTTTACGGCGCGATGAGCTTCACTGACAAAGTCGCAAACGGAGTGGGAGTTATAATCATCCAGGGTCTGCACCCATGCCA TACTCAGGCGTGTTGtcctgcgtgtgtgtggtaTTATCACTACGTGATGGTGATCGTTACGGGCGGAGTCGCCGTCGTAGCAGCACTCAGTCTCTGCTCCATTCTCATCTGGCCAATCAGGATCAGCCGTC GTCTCGGGGTGATACCCGGTCTGATGTCAGATGGAGAAGATTCAGAAGGCAGCAGCGAGCCAACACTGATTAACTGA